The following DNA comes from Desulfobaculum xiamenense.
GCTGCACCTCTCGCGCGGGTCGTTCTTCGTGCCCCGGAGCGACGACGACAACGGCAACGCGGTGCTCTACTTCCCCGGCTGCGGAGCGAGCCTGTTCTCCAGCTCCATCGGTCTGGCCGGTCTCTACATTCTGCTGCGCTCGGGCATCCCCGTAGTGCTGCCGCCGGAGCACATGTGCTGCGGCTACCCGCTCATCACCGCCGGATGCGAGGAAGAATTCAACGCCAACCGCTCGCGCAACATCGACCGCCTCTCGGACCTGATGCGCGCGGCGAACGGTGCGGGCCTCACGGTGCGCCACGTGCTCACCTCCTGCGGCACCTGCCGCGAGGGCCTCAAGGAATACCACCTCGAAACCTTCGCCACGCCGCTGGTCCATCGCGACGTGACCCAGTTCGTCATGGAGAACGCGCCGAAGCTGTTCGAGAACGCGCCCGCCTGCGAAGAGCCGCTCCTGTACCACGCGGCCTGCCACGCCGAGTGGTCCGGCGTTCCCGCCACCAAGGCCTCGGGACGCTACGCCGCCGCACTGGCGGACCTCTCGGGCTGCAAGGTCCGCGTCTCTCCGGGCTGCTGCGGCGAATCCGGCATGGGCGCCATGACCACCCCGGAACTCTACAACAAGCTGCGCGCCGAGAAGCAGGAGCGCCTCAAGCTCGACCTCGCCGACTACCCGGCGAAACGCCCCATCGTGGTGGGCTGCCCCTCGTGCCGCATGGGTATCCGCAGGAGCCTCATCGCCATGAAGGACAACCGTCCCGTCATCCACACGCTGGAATACCTCGCCGAGCGCCTCGGCGGAGCCAAGTGGAAGAAGGACCTCCTGTCGGCCATCGGCAACGTGGGGTCGCGCCCCGGCGTGCGCCCCGTCAACCTCTCCGGCGACCGGAACTGACGGAACGACGCATGCGCATTCTCGGTATCGACTTCGGACTCAAACGCGTGGGCCTGGCCATCACCGACGGGCTGGGCATGATGGCCTTTCCCTACAAGACCATCGTGCGCACCACGCGTGACGCACTGTTCGCCGAACTGGCGGACATCCTCGAAAAGGAACGTGTCGAAGCCATCGTGCTGGGTCTCCCCCTGTCCATGGACGGGGAGGAGACCCTGATCACGAGGCAGGTTCTCAACTTCAAGGCCAGCCTCGCGCGGCGCACCTCACTGCCCATCCACCTCGTGGACGAGCGGCTGTCCAGCGTCGCCGCCGAGGAAGATCTCATCGAGGCGGGCATGAAACGCGGCAAGATCAAGAAGGTGCTCGATCAGCAGGCCGCCGTGCGCATCCTCGAATCCCATCTGTCACAGGAGCGCCGCAACGCATGAGAAAGGCTCTCGTCGCCTGCGCCGTGCTGGCCGCCGTGGCCCTCGCCATGGCAGGCTGGACGGCATGGAAGGTTCACTCCTTCCTCTCCTCCGCCCCCGAAACGCCCGGACGTGAAGTGATCTTCACCGTCGAACCGGGCCAGAGCTTCGATCAGGTCGCCCGCCTGCTCGCGCGGGAAAACCTCGTCACCAACGTGAAGCACTTCCGGATGCTCGCCCGGTACGACGGAAAGGTCGGTGCCATCAAGGCAGGCGAGTTCAGCCTCAACACGGGCTGGACGCCGCGCAGACTGCTCGCGGAATTGACCTCGGGCCGGGTGCGCCTGCACAGGCTGTCCATTCCCGAGGGCCTCACGTGGTGGCAGGTCGGCCGCATCGTCGAGCACGCAGGTCTCGGCTCCTTCGAGAGCTTCGAACGCGCCGTGCACGACCGAAAAATCCTCGAGCGCTACCACATTCCCTTCGAAAGCGCCGAGGGCTTCCTGTATCCGGAGACCTACCACTTCCCGCGCCCGCACGGGGGCGACGCCACTCCCGTCGTCCGTGCGATGCTGGCCATGTTCTGGAAGGCCGCCGGACACCGCCTGTGGCCCAATGGCCTGCCCTCTCCCGAGGAACTGCGCCGCATCGTGACGCTGGCCTCCATGGTGGAGAAGGAAACGGGCACCGCCTCCGAACGTCCGCGCATCGCTGGCGTCTACGCCAACAGGCTCAAGATCGGCATGCTCATGCAGTGCGACCCCACCGTCATCTACGGACTCGGCACTGCCTTCGACGGCAACCTCACCCGCAAACACCTGCGCGACGAGACCAACCCCTACAACACCTACAAGCTACCCGGACTGCCCTACGGCCCCATCTGCTCGCCGGGGCTGCAATCCCTCGAAGCGGCCATGAATCCGGAACCCAACAACTTCATCTTCTTCGTGGCCAAGGGCGACGGCAGCCACTTCTTCAGTGCCACGCTCGACGCGCACAACCGCGCCGTGCGCCAGTACCAGCTTGGCATGGCCAATCCCTAATCATCGGCCAACACACGCGCCATTCACGCCCCGCATCGGCATGCCGATGCGGGGCGTTTTGCATTGCACGGTCTCCACACGACAGCACCGTTCTTCGACAACAGGTATACGTATGCGCCCCACCATGCTATGCTTGGGCAAACCGTCCGTCATGGAGGCCCGCATGCGCAAGTCCATCGTGGTCCAAATGATCATCGCCGTGGCAGCCGCCCTCGTCATCGAGGGGCTGTTCTTCTACACGTACCTCACACTCGATATCCACCGCCTTTCGCGCGAACGGGCGAACGTCACACGCAAAAACGTCTACCAGATGGAGCAGTACAGCCTGCAGGACGTCGTGCAGCTCGCCTACACCACAGTCAATCGCTTCCACGACCAATCCATGGACATCGAGGGACTCAAACGCGACAAGGCCCGCGAACTGCGCAAGATCGTCGATACCGCCCACAGCCTGCTCACCGAGGAATACCACGCCAACAAGAACTCCCTCCCTCGTGCGGAACTGCTCGAACGGCTCAAGGCCCACATCGTCCGCATGCGCTACGACGACGGCAACTACCTCTGGATCACCGACACCGACTCGCACATGATCGCCCATCCCATAAGCCCACAGCTCAACGGCAAGGACATGAGCACCGCCACGGACCCGAAGGGCAAGCGCCTCTTCGCCGAGATGTCCAAGGTCGCCAAGGCTTCGGGCGAGGGGACCGTGGACTACATGTGGGCCAAGCCCGGAGAGACCGAGGCCAAGGTCAAGGTCTCCTACGTCAAGCTCGTCCCGGAACTCGGCTGGATCGTCGGCACCGGCGCGTGGGTCGAGGACCTCACCGAGGATCTCAAGCGACAAGCCCTTGAACAGGTGAAGCGGATGCGGCTGGCCGACAACAACTACTTCTGGATCAACAACCTCGAACCGCGCATGATCATGCACCCCGAAAAGCCGGAGCTTGACGGCAAGAAGGTCGACGACATCAAGGACCCCACCGGCAAGGCCATCTTCGTCGAATTCGTGAATGCCGTGCGGGAGGACGGGGAAGGCTTCGTCGACTACCAGTGGCCCAAGCCCGGACAGACCGGGAACTTCCCGAAGCTGTCCTTCGTGAAGCTGTTCAGACCGTGGGGCTGGGTGATCGGCATGGGCGTGTACATGGACGAAGTCGAGGCGCAGATTGTGCGCGAGCGCGACGATTTCGACGCCGCCGTGTCTGCCATGCTCAACAAGGCAAGCCTCTTCGGCGTGGCCTTCATCACCTTCGTGATGGCGGCCATCGTCGTGCTGATGCGCATGCGGCTCAAGAAGCCCATCGACGCGGTGGTGGACTATTCCGGCAATGTGGCCCGAGGCGACCTCGATGCGACAATGAGCGGCACATTCCGTGGCGAGGTGCTTCGGCTCAAGGAATCCATCGAAGCCATGGTGGACAGCCTCAAGGCCAAGATGCGCGAGGCCGAACTCAAGAGCGAAGAGGCCGAAGAGGAGGCCGGGCGCGCCCGCATCGCCAAGCAGGAGGCCGACGAAGCCCGTGCCAAAGCGGAAACGGCGAAACGAGACGGCATGCTCGAAGCCGCGCGAGCGCTGGAATCCATCGTCGAACGCGTGACCACGGCCTCGGAGGAGTTGTCTTCGCAGTCCGAGCAAATACGCGTAGGCACCACCACCCAGAAGCAGCGCATCGGCGAAACCGCAACGGCCATGGACCAGATGAACGCCACGGTGCTCGAAGTGGCCCGCAATGCAGGCAACGCCGCCGACAACGCGGACCAGACCCGCCGCAAGGCCATGGAAGGGCGCGACATCGTCACGCAGGCGGTTTCGGCCATCACCTCGGTGCACAAGCTGGCCTCAACCCTCAAGAAGGACATGGACACCCTCGGCGTTCAGGCCGAAGCCATCGGCCAGATCATGAACGTCATCACCGACATCGCGGACCAGACCAATCTGCTGGCGCTGAACGCCGCCATCGAGGCCGCCCGCGCCGGAGACGCCGGGCGCGGCTTCGCCGTCGTCGCGGACGAGGTGCGCAAGCTCGCCGAAAAGACCATGACCGCCACCAAGGAGGTCGGCGACTCCATCGGCGCCATCCAGCATTCAGCCCGCACCAACGCCGCGCACGTTGACAACGCGGTGGAAACGGTGGAGGAGGCGACTCGGCTGGCGGATTCATCGGGAACAGCGCTGGCGAGCATCGTGTCCCTCTCCGAGGGCACGGCGGATCAGGTCCGCAACATCGCCACTGCCAGCGAGGAACAATCCGCGGCCAGCGAGCAGATCAACCGCGTCGTGGACGAAATCAACGCCATCGCGGGGAACATCGCCGACGGCATGGATCAGGCCACGCAGGCCCTGCAGGAGTTGGCGCAACTGGCGGCGGATCTCGCCGGGCTCATCGAGAGGATCAAGGACGAGAATAGCTGATCGCGGGGCGCGGCGCTCACTGACCGCCGCGCCTGCTACATTCTGTCGGGTTCGGACAGGATGGTCCGATACATATCCACCACGTCCCGGGCGTCGTCGCCAACTGTGCGCACGCTCGGGACGTTCGCGCTCAAGCTGGCGCACAGGGCCTCGTCCGCAGCCAACCGCGACAGGGCGTCGGCCAGTTCCCCTGCGTCCCCTGGCGCAACGACCAGCGCGTTCACGCCGTCGTCGAGCACGTCGGCAAGGGCGGGCAGGCGCGACGCCACCAGCGGCACGCCTGCGGCGAAGGCCTCGCGCGCGACAAGGCAATAGCTCTCCTCGCGCGAGGGGACGACTACCACATCCAGCCGGGCCAGAATGCCCGCCAGATCGGGCGGTCCGTAGTTTCCCCGGTAGGTCGCACCGGGCAGCCCCATCATCCGCCGCAGAATCGGCTCGCAATACGCGCCCTGCTCCGCGTGCCCATGGACGTCCAGCGTCGCCGCGCCCGGAGCGAGTCGCGAAAAGGCCTCCACCAGCACATCAAGCCCCTTCTTGAAGGTCAGCCGCCCCAGATACCCCACGCGCAACGGACCGCGACGCCCGGTGCGGCGCGCACGCACCGTCTCAACGCCGTCCACGCTCACCCCCAGCGGGAACAGCCGCACGCGCTCTGCCGGAACCCCCGCCCCGGTCAGATGCCCCCGCGTATACTCCGAGGCCGCAAGCACCACGTCTGCCCGCCCGATTACGGCGCTCAGGTAGCGGCTTCGCAAATCCATGAGCCGCGTCATGACCGCAAGTGGCGCAATGCGCGCCAGCCCCGGCACGCGACCGAGCAGACACCGCGCACAGGTCGCGGCGTCCACGGGCACCTCGGTGCAGACGTGGCCGTTGTGCCGGACAAGGTGGCACTGATTGCAGTAGGCCCATGCGTCATGCGCGGTGAAGAGGCTCGCAATCCCGGCCCTAACGCTCAGGTCCAGCGCGCTGCCGGTGAACCCTATGAGGTGATGGAAATGGGCCACCTGCGTGCCACGCTCCCGCAGCAGGGAAACCAGCGCGGCCCCCACCTCGTCGTCCCGGAAGCGCGAGGCAACGTCCCGGCGCACGGGCACGGCCACGCCATGAAAGGGCACGCCGTCCACGACGGACCGTTCCACCGCGCCAAGCGCCCCGCCTTCCGGGCGCGGATACCAGCACGTCACCTCATGCCCGGCGTCGGTCAACTGCCGCGCAAGGGACAGCACATACAGTTCCACGCCGCCCAGACGGCGGGCCGGGGTCTCGTGCAGAATGAGCGCGATATTCATGCGCCGACCGTAAGGCATTTCGACCACTTGCGAAAGCGTCTACGAAATCGCGCGCGCCACAACGCAAACGGCCCGCGTCCGATATGGACGCGGGCCGTGGAAAAGCGGAAACCGGAGGAATCCGGCCTAGAAATCGAAGTTGAGGTGGGCGCGCAGGGCGTCCATGGTCTCGTTTGCGGCAGCCTCGGCGCGGCGGTTGCCGTCACGCAGGATCTCCCACACGCGGTCGGGATTCTCGTCCAGCTCGCGACGGCGGGCGTGGATGGGGGCCAGGAAGCGCTCCATGGATTCAAACAGCAGCTTCTTGCAGTCCACGCAACCCCAGCTGGCGTTGCGGCAGCCCTCTTCGATCTCGGGCAGACGCTCGGGGTCGGTGAGAATCTTGTGGTAGGGGAACAGGTTGCACACACAGGGATCGCCGGGATCGGCCTTGCGCAGACGGTTGGTGTCCGTGAGCATGGTCATGAGCTTCTGACGCACGGAGTCCATGTCCTCGCTAAGCGAAATGGAGTTGCCGTAGCTCTTGGACATCTTGCGGCCATCGAGGCCGGGCAGCTTGGAATCCTCGGTCAGCAGGGCCTGCGGCTCCACAAAGAAGTCGCCGTACAGGAAGTTGAAACGGCGAGCGATCTCGCGCGAAAGCTCCATGTGCGGCAGCTGGTCCTGCCCCACGGGCACGAACTCCGGCTTGTACATGAGGATGTCGCCGGTCATAAGCACGGGGTAGCCGAGGAAACCGTAGGTGTTGAGGTCCTTCTGCGCCAGCTGTTCCTTCTGATCCTTGTAGGTGGGGCAGCGCTCCAGCCAGCCGAGCGGCGTGACCATGGACAGCAGCAGGTGCAGTTCGGCGTGGGCCTTGACCTGCGACTGCTGGAAGATGACGCAGCGCGCGGGGTCGAGACCGGCGGCCACCCAATCCTTGACCAGACCGGGCACGAAGCCCTTGATCTTGCGGGGATCGGCGTATTCGCTGGTCAGCGCGTGCCAGTCGGCCACGAAGAAGAAGCAGTCGTACTCGTCCTGAAGGTTCACCCAGTTGCGGAGAACGCCGAAGTAATGGCCAAGATGAAGCGCCCCGGTGGGACGCATGCCGGAGACGATGCGTTTCTTGCTGTGCGTCATTGTTTTGGTCCTAGATCATGTGCAGTAGCGGTGCGAGAACAGACAGTACGGGCGCGAAGACGAACCTGAGCATGCCGGTCATGACCAGCACCAGCAGGATGATGAACCCGTAGCGTTCCAGTTGCATGTACTTGTAGGCCAGTCGCGGCGGCAGAAGCTCGGCCAGAATCTTGCTGCCGTCCAGCGGCGGAATGGGCAGCAGATTGAACACGCCGAGAATCACGTTGATCAGCACGCCGTAGCGGACGATGTTCACGAGGGGAACGAAGAAGAACTCGCCCATGCCACCCGGCGCGGGCGGAAAGGCGAGCATGAGCGCGAAGACGGCGTACAGCGCCACGGCTAGCAGGAAGTTCATGGCCGCGCCCGCTGCGGAAACCACGATGATGCCCTTGCGGATGTCGCGGAAGTTCCGGGGGTTGATGGGCACGGGCTTGGCCCAGCCGATGATGAAGCCCGAGGTCAGCGCCGTAAGCAGAAAGACCAGCGTCCCCATGGGGTCCATGTGACGGATGGGGTTGAAGGTCAGCCTTCCGGCGAACTTGGCGGTGGGGTCGCCGTACCAGTAGGCGGCCAGACCGTGTGCCACCTCGTGGCAGGTCACGGCGAGCAGAAAGGGAACCGCCAGTATGGCGATTCGCACTATGGCTTCTGATATGTCGAACATGGGGTTTGCGGATTACCACGAACGCCCGCCGGGGGCAAGCCGACGGGCGTGTGGCGAATCGGGAATGCGGGCGCGGGCATGGCCCGCGCTATGCGTTGTCGAGTGCTGCGGAAACCTTGGACTTCAGCTCGCCGAGATCGACGGCCTTCACCACGTAGTAGTCCGCGGCGATGGACTTGAGGTCATGCTGGAAGCTGTCGTACGCGGTGCACAGAATCACGGGAAGATTCTGCTCCCGGCTGCGAATCTGCTGAAGGAGATCCAGCCCGGAGCGATTGTTTCCGAGCTTGATGTCGAGGACGACGACCTCGGGTGTCTCACGGTCGAGCACGTCGAGGATTTCCTCGTTGCCATCGGAAGTCGCCACCTCGTAGCCTTCGTTCTGAAGCTCTTCCTGGTAGAGCATGCGGATGTGCTTCTCGTCGTCCACAACCAGGACTTTTCTCTTGCTCATGGCCCCTCCGCGGGCGGAATGGACCGTTTGCGGCCTCGCCCCGAAATGTTTACCTTGCGGTACCGACCACGTTGCAGGTCTCGCGTTTCATCAATTTAGCCACAAAATCCACGAAAAAGGAATCCGAAATTTGCCGCAGCCGAAAAATGCTTGCACCTGCCGCCCGATGCCTGTAGACAGGCAATTCTGATCATTCCGGTACGATTTATGGAGAGCACATGATTACCATACACATCATTCCCGCCGGTGAAACACGGGAAATCCAGAAGCCAAACACCGTCCTCCAGCTCCTCAACAGGCTGGGACTGCGGCGCACGGACGCGCTCATCATCCGCGGCGACGAAATGCTCACTCAGGACCGCACCATAGACAACGAGGATCACATCACCATCCGCATGGTGGGTTCGAGGGGATAGACGCATGAAGTGTTCACGCTGCAAGAAAACGGCCCAGGTAGCCCTGCCCAGCCATCACGCAGGGTTCTGCCCCGAGTGCTTCAACGAGTTCTTCTCGCGGCAGGTGGAACGTGCCATCCGGCACTTCCGCATGTTCACCAGAAACGACCGCGTGCTGGTGGCGCTCTCGGGCGGCAAGGACTCCCTCGCCCTGTTCCGCGAACTGCACGTGCAGGGGTATAACGTCACCGGCCTGCACATCGACCTCGCCATCAACGGCTCCTCGCCCCATGCCCGCCAAATGGTGGAGCGCTTCTGCGAGGGCCTCGGCGCACCGCTACGGGTGGTCTCCATGGCCGAGGAAGGCCTGTCCATCACGGAGGTCAAGCACAAGGTCAAGCGCCCCATCTGCTCCGTATGCGGCAAGGTGAAGCGCTACTATTTCAACAAGGTCGCCCTCGACGAGGGCTTCACCGCGCTGTGCACTGGGCACAACCTTGATGACGAGGTGGGCCGCCTGCTCGCCAACACGCTGCGCTGGGACGTCTCGTACCTGAGTGACCAAAGCCCCGCCCTGCCCGCCTCCGGCGGCTTCGCGCCCAAGTACCGCCCACTGTACCGCCTCTCGGAATTCGAGACCGCGGCCTACTGCTTCTTCAACGGCATCGAGCACAGCACCGCCGTGTGCCCCTACAGCGCCGGAGCGAGCTTCCCCGTGCGCAAGGAGCTGCTCAACACGCTGGAGGAGCACAGCCCCGGCAGCAAGCTGAGCTTCTACGAAACGTTCCTCAAGAACGCCAAGGCGCTCTTCGAGGCCGCCGAGAAGCGCGACGGCGACAGCCTCGCCCCCTGCACATCCTGCGGCTATCCCACCTCGGCGGGCGTGTGCAACATCTGCCGTCTCAAGGAACAACTGCGGGACTAGCCCTTTTCCACGCCACCGATCGACGCCCCGCCGCATGTCGCGGGGCGTCGTCATCCTTTCCCTTCTTTTACGCACCCCGCCTTGCCCTACCCACCTTTTTAAGGTAGGTAGATTTATGGTACCGAAACTGTAACTGCCGCATGCGCCACGCGGCGGCACTGCGGCAACCAATACGCCCAGGGGGGAAGGCAATGCGGAAATCGGCTCTCATCGTGCTCGCGCTTTGCGCTGCCATGCTCGTTCCCGCAGGATGCGGCAAGGGCCCCGTTCCGGAAGGGGCGTCCTACAGTTTCACGTTCGGCAAGCTTGCGTCGGAGGAACCGGGCACCGTCACGGAGCTTCACGCCGCCGTGCTCAAGGCCCTAAAGACCCTTGAACTGCCCGTGGCCTTCAACAAAAAGGACAACCTCGTCGCGGTCATCCAGACCTTCACATCCGAAGGCGAAAGCATCCAGATCACCATCCACTACCGTTCCGTGGACGTCTCGGAACTCAGGTTCGAGTCCGACGACCGGGTGGACGTCTACAAACTGAGCGGCCTGCTGGAGGAAATCCGCAAGAACATGTCGGTCATCTAGGCCGAACGCCTCGCACATCCGCGCCCCGGTCCGCATCGACGGTCCGGGGCGTTTCGCGTTGGCAACGGCGCACGAAACGGGTATGCATGGTGCTCCCGACGGATACCATCATGACGCGACACCCCACCGTTTCCGTGGTCCTGCCCGCCTTCGACGCCGCCCAGAGCCTTCCGGCCTGTCTGGACAGCCTCCTCGCGCAGGACATGGACGACTTCGAAATCATCGCCGTGGACGACGGCTCCACGGACGACACCGCCGACATCCTGAACCGCCATGCGCGGCGGGACGAGCGTCTGCACGTCGTTAACGCACCCCACG
Coding sequences within:
- the ruvX gene encoding Holliday junction resolvase RuvX, whose product is MRILGIDFGLKRVGLAITDGLGMMAFPYKTIVRTTRDALFAELADILEKERVEAIVLGLPLSMDGEETLITRQVLNFKASLARRTSLPIHLVDERLSSVAAEEDLIEAGMKRGKIKKVLDQQAAVRILESHLSQERRNA
- the mltG gene encoding endolytic transglycosylase MltG, which encodes MRKALVACAVLAAVALAMAGWTAWKVHSFLSSAPETPGREVIFTVEPGQSFDQVARLLARENLVTNVKHFRMLARYDGKVGAIKAGEFSLNTGWTPRRLLAELTSGRVRLHRLSIPEGLTWWQVGRIVEHAGLGSFESFERAVHDRKILERYHIPFESAEGFLYPETYHFPRPHGGDATPVVRAMLAMFWKAAGHRLWPNGLPSPEELRRIVTLASMVEKETGTASERPRIAGVYANRLKIGMLMQCDPTVIYGLGTAFDGNLTRKHLRDETNPYNTYKLPGLPYGPICSPGLQSLEAAMNPEPNNFIFFVAKGDGSHFFSATLDAHNRAVRQYQLGMANP
- a CDS encoding methyl-accepting chemotaxis protein, which gives rise to MRKSIVVQMIIAVAAALVIEGLFFYTYLTLDIHRLSRERANVTRKNVYQMEQYSLQDVVQLAYTTVNRFHDQSMDIEGLKRDKARELRKIVDTAHSLLTEEYHANKNSLPRAELLERLKAHIVRMRYDDGNYLWITDTDSHMIAHPISPQLNGKDMSTATDPKGKRLFAEMSKVAKASGEGTVDYMWAKPGETEAKVKVSYVKLVPELGWIVGTGAWVEDLTEDLKRQALEQVKRMRLADNNYFWINNLEPRMIMHPEKPELDGKKVDDIKDPTGKAIFVEFVNAVREDGEGFVDYQWPKPGQTGNFPKLSFVKLFRPWGWVIGMGVYMDEVEAQIVRERDDFDAAVSAMLNKASLFGVAFITFVMAAIVVLMRMRLKKPIDAVVDYSGNVARGDLDATMSGTFRGEVLRLKESIEAMVDSLKAKMREAELKSEEAEEEAGRARIAKQEADEARAKAETAKRDGMLEAARALESIVERVTTASEELSSQSEQIRVGTTTQKQRIGETATAMDQMNATVLEVARNAGNAADNADQTRRKAMEGRDIVTQAVSAITSVHKLASTLKKDMDTLGVQAEAIGQIMNVITDIADQTNLLALNAAIEAARAGDAGRGFAVVADEVRKLAEKTMTATKEVGDSIGAIQHSARTNAAHVDNAVETVEEATRLADSSGTALASIVSLSEGTADQVRNIATASEEQSAASEQINRVVDEINAIAGNIADGMDQATQALQELAQLAADLAGLIERIKDENS
- a CDS encoding glycosyltransferase; its protein translation is MNIALILHETPARRLGGVELYVLSLARQLTDAGHEVTCWYPRPEGGALGAVERSVVDGVPFHGVAVPVRRDVASRFRDDEVGAALVSLLRERGTQVAHFHHLIGFTGSALDLSVRAGIASLFTAHDAWAYCNQCHLVRHNGHVCTEVPVDAATCARCLLGRVPGLARIAPLAVMTRLMDLRSRYLSAVIGRADVVLAASEYTRGHLTGAGVPAERVRLFPLGVSVDGVETVRARRTGRRGPLRVGYLGRLTFKKGLDVLVEAFSRLAPGAATLDVHGHAEQGAYCEPILRRMMGLPGATYRGNYGPPDLAGILARLDVVVVPSREESYCLVAREAFAAGVPLVASRLPALADVLDDGVNALVVAPGDAGELADALSRLAADEALCASLSANVPSVRTVGDDARDVVDMYRTILSEPDRM
- the trpS gene encoding tryptophan--tRNA ligase, translating into MTHSKKRIVSGMRPTGALHLGHYFGVLRNWVNLQDEYDCFFFVADWHALTSEYADPRKIKGFVPGLVKDWVAAGLDPARCVIFQQSQVKAHAELHLLLSMVTPLGWLERCPTYKDQKEQLAQKDLNTYGFLGYPVLMTGDILMYKPEFVPVGQDQLPHMELSREIARRFNFLYGDFFVEPQALLTEDSKLPGLDGRKMSKSYGNSISLSEDMDSVRQKLMTMLTDTNRLRKADPGDPCVCNLFPYHKILTDPERLPEIEEGCRNASWGCVDCKKLLFESMERFLAPIHARRRELDENPDRVWEILRDGNRRAEAAANETMDALRAHLNFDF
- a CDS encoding site-2 protease family protein; this translates as MRIAILAVPFLLAVTCHEVAHGLAAYWYGDPTAKFAGRLTFNPIRHMDPMGTLVFLLTALTSGFIIGWAKPVPINPRNFRDIRKGIIVVSAAGAAMNFLLAVALYAVFALMLAFPPAPGGMGEFFFVPLVNIVRYGVLINVILGVFNLLPIPPLDGSKILAELLPPRLAYKYMQLERYGFIILLVLVMTGMLRFVFAPVLSVLAPLLHMI
- a CDS encoding response regulator, which codes for MSKRKVLVVDDEKHIRMLYQEELQNEGYEVATSDGNEEILDVLDRETPEVVVLDIKLGNNRSGLDLLQQIRSREQNLPVILCTAYDSFQHDLKSIAADYYVVKAVDLGELKSKVSAALDNA
- a CDS encoding ATP-binding protein gives rise to the protein MKCSRCKKTAQVALPSHHAGFCPECFNEFFSRQVERAIRHFRMFTRNDRVLVALSGGKDSLALFRELHVQGYNVTGLHIDLAINGSSPHARQMVERFCEGLGAPLRVVSMAEEGLSITEVKHKVKRPICSVCGKVKRYYFNKVALDEGFTALCTGHNLDDEVGRLLANTLRWDVSYLSDQSPALPASGGFAPKYRPLYRLSEFETAAYCFFNGIEHSTAVCPYSAGASFPVRKELLNTLEEHSPGSKLSFYETFLKNAKALFEAAEKRDGDSLAPCTSCGYPTSAGVCNICRLKEQLRD
- a CDS encoding DUF3568 family protein, producing MRKSALIVLALCAAMLVPAGCGKGPVPEGASYSFTFGKLASEEPGTVTELHAAVLKALKTLELPVAFNKKDNLVAVIQTFTSEGESIQITIHYRSVDVSELRFESDDRVDVYKLSGLLEEIRKNMSVI